A genomic region of Kribbella sp. NBC_00382 contains the following coding sequences:
- a CDS encoding ABC transporter ATP-binding protein gives MTGLAINTTGLVHIYRSQGHDVAALSGIGISVRPGELVGLLGPSGAGKSTLLQLCGGLLTPSAGRLQIGEHHIATMTESELDQMRAGDVGIVLQGAGRNLIPYLTPEDNVRYAQRAAVRGRPLPAPKEVLDLVGLSNHAQTPLERLTPGQIQLCAVAVGIATFPGLLLADEPTSQLDHRARDEVLAAISTINKATGMTVLLITHDPDVAAVLPRTITIKDGRIASEGRSGEEFAVVATDGSLPLPPHVAELLPPGTLLRVTTTEDGEVRLTPVEQEDQT, from the coding sequence ATGACCGGCCTCGCGATCAACACGACCGGCCTGGTGCACATCTACCGGAGTCAAGGGCACGACGTCGCGGCCCTGTCCGGGATCGGGATCAGCGTCCGGCCGGGCGAACTGGTCGGCCTGCTCGGACCATCCGGTGCGGGAAAGTCAACCCTGCTTCAGCTCTGTGGTGGGTTGCTGACCCCGAGCGCCGGGCGGCTGCAGATCGGTGAGCATCACATCGCCACCATGACCGAGTCCGAGCTCGACCAGATGCGGGCGGGCGATGTCGGCATCGTGCTGCAGGGGGCCGGGCGCAACCTCATCCCGTATCTGACGCCTGAGGACAATGTTCGGTACGCCCAACGCGCCGCAGTACGCGGGCGGCCGCTGCCGGCCCCGAAGGAAGTACTCGATCTTGTTGGCCTGAGCAACCATGCGCAGACTCCGCTGGAACGGTTGACGCCCGGTCAGATCCAGCTCTGCGCTGTCGCGGTCGGGATCGCGACTTTCCCAGGGTTGTTGCTGGCCGATGAGCCGACCAGTCAGCTCGATCACCGGGCGCGGGACGAAGTACTAGCCGCGATCTCGACGATCAACAAGGCGACCGGGATGACCGTTCTGCTGATCACGCATGACCCGGATGTGGCGGCGGTGCTGCCGCGCACGATCACGATCAAGGACGGGCGGATCGCGTCCGAAGGCCGGTCGGGTGAGGAGTTCGCGGTAGTCGCGACCGACGGGTCGTTGCCGTTGCCGCCGCATGTCGCGGAGCTGTTGCCGCCGGGCACGTTGTTGCGCGTGACCACCACCGAGGACGGCGAGGTCCGGTTGACGCCGGTTGAGCAGGAGGACCAGACATGA
- a CDS encoding ABC transporter ATP-binding protein, whose translation MITVTNLTVAYGDLVAVADVSLRVPPGYVLAVSGPSGAGKSSLLWAIAGAVSAKSGSVEVDGLEIVDRPRAAAHGVVLIPQGNGLARVLTARENLSMPLLAERRLPSDDQDRDEALESIDEIIAKALSDVGLEESGDHLVEELSGGEQQRVAVARGLAQRGKVILADESTSELDSTNRERVLELLRTEADRGAAVIIATHDPSVAAGADGHALMDEGHLTWERRL comes from the coding sequence ATGATCACCGTCACCAACCTCACTGTCGCGTACGGCGATCTGGTCGCAGTGGCTGACGTCTCGCTCCGAGTGCCGCCGGGCTATGTGCTGGCGGTCAGCGGACCGTCGGGAGCCGGCAAGAGTTCGTTGCTCTGGGCAATCGCCGGCGCGGTCTCAGCCAAGTCGGGCTCGGTCGAGGTCGACGGGCTGGAGATCGTCGACCGGCCGCGGGCGGCGGCGCACGGCGTCGTACTGATTCCGCAGGGCAACGGGTTGGCCCGGGTGCTTACGGCCCGGGAGAACCTGTCGATGCCGTTGCTGGCCGAGCGCCGCTTGCCGTCGGACGACCAGGATCGCGACGAAGCCTTGGAGTCGATCGACGAGATCATCGCGAAAGCGCTCTCCGATGTCGGGCTGGAGGAGAGCGGCGACCACCTGGTCGAGGAGCTGTCCGGCGGTGAACAGCAACGCGTCGCCGTCGCTCGCGGCCTGGCCCAGCGTGGCAAGGTGATCCTCGCCGACGAGTCCACCAGCGAGCTCGACAGCACCAACAGAGAGCGCGTTCTCGAGTTGCTGCGGACCGAGGCGGACCGCGGCGCCGCCGTCATCATCGCCACCCACGACCCCAGCGTCGCCGCCGGCGCCGACGGCCACGCGCTCATGGACGAAGGCCACCTCACCTGGGAACGCCGTCTGTAG
- a CDS encoding PPOX class F420-dependent oxidoreductase, whose protein sequence is MTSELPGKTGLGVLVTIKRDGRPQLSNVTYLYDGERIRVSLTDGRAKTKNLRRDPRASLYVNGPGGRSYVVLEGKAELTPVAADEHDDTVEQLVAYYREASGEHPDWDDYRRAMVADKRLLFTMTVDHSYGM, encoded by the coding sequence ATGACCTCAGAGCTTCCCGGTAAGACCGGCCTCGGTGTGCTCGTCACGATCAAGCGCGATGGCCGCCCTCAGCTGTCCAACGTCACCTACCTGTACGACGGTGAGCGGATCCGTGTGTCGCTCACCGATGGGCGGGCGAAGACCAAGAACCTCCGCCGCGACCCACGGGCGAGCCTCTACGTGAATGGGCCCGGCGGTCGCTCGTACGTCGTACTGGAAGGCAAAGCCGAGCTGACTCCGGTCGCGGCCGACGAGCACGACGACACCGTCGAGCAGCTCGTCGCGTACTACCGCGAGGCGTCCGGTGAGCACCCCGATTGGGATGACTACCGGCGGGCGATGGTGGCGGACAAACGGCTGCTGTTCACGATGACCGTGGACCACTCGTACGGGATGTAG
- a CDS encoding SAV_915 family protein has translation MTTSTGDPVPLFVPTRTAGALDVAALQWGRRPDGVRVGIAFSSAQLLRAATGPRQEWVRLHESSLREMLEPFGISVIQLDPALVGPDVAQVRTPELVGHHGD, from the coding sequence GTGACTACATCGACTGGTGATCCTGTTCCGTTATTCGTGCCTACCCGTACTGCTGGGGCGCTGGATGTCGCGGCGTTGCAGTGGGGGCGCCGGCCGGACGGCGTACGGGTGGGCATCGCGTTCAGTTCGGCCCAGTTGTTGCGGGCGGCAACCGGTCCACGGCAGGAGTGGGTTCGGTTGCACGAGAGTTCGCTGCGGGAGATGCTCGAGCCGTTCGGGATCAGCGTGATCCAGCTCGACCCGGCACTGGTCGGCCCGGACGTCGCCCAAGTCCGTACGCCGGAACTGGTGGGCCACCATGGCGATTGA
- the leuA gene encoding 2-isopropylmalate synthase, with the protein MAPKNQPKPVQQSSGMPIGRYSAFPPIALPDRTWPAKSVDATPRWLSTDLRDGNQALVEPMSPARKRRMFDLLVKMGYKEIEVGFPSASQYDFDFVRSLIEGDAIPDDVTISVLTQARDELIERTVQSLEGSPKATIHLYNATAPLFRRVVFNVDKAECRNIAVRGTETVMKYADEILGDCEFGYQYSPEIFTGTELEFALEVCEAVSDVWQPAEGREIILNLPATVEMSTPNVYADQIEWFGRNLTRREHSTISLHPHNDRGTAVAATELALMAGADRVEGCLFGHGERTGNVDLVTLGMNLFSQGIDPQIDFSDIDEIRRTVEYCTQMRVPERQPYAGDLVYTAFSGSHQDAIKKGLEALDKQAAAEGIPVGQIHWEAPYLPIDPKDVGRSYEAVIRVNSQSGKGGVAYIMKSEHRLDLPRRLQIEFSRVIQQHTDAEGGEVGPKQMWDIFEAEYLAPGKLSLLTVNSTSGEGQNDALRVQVYSNGVPHELIGEGNGPVSAFVDAIKPLKYDVRVLDYHEHALSAGGDALAAAYVECEVGDEVYWGVGRDANILTASLKAVVSAINRATR; encoded by the coding sequence ATGGCACCGAAGAATCAGCCCAAACCCGTTCAGCAGTCCTCTGGTATGCCCATCGGGCGCTACAGCGCGTTCCCGCCGATCGCGCTGCCGGATCGCACCTGGCCGGCCAAGTCGGTCGACGCGACGCCGCGCTGGCTGTCCACCGATCTGCGCGACGGCAACCAGGCGCTGGTCGAGCCGATGTCGCCGGCCCGCAAGCGGCGGATGTTCGACCTGCTGGTGAAGATGGGCTACAAGGAGATCGAGGTCGGTTTCCCGAGCGCCAGCCAGTACGACTTCGACTTCGTCCGCAGCCTGATCGAGGGCGACGCGATCCCCGACGACGTCACCATCTCGGTGCTGACCCAGGCCCGCGACGAGCTGATCGAGCGGACCGTGCAGTCGCTGGAGGGGTCGCCGAAGGCCACCATCCACCTGTACAACGCGACCGCGCCGCTGTTCCGCCGGGTGGTGTTCAACGTCGACAAGGCCGAGTGCCGCAACATCGCAGTACGGGGCACCGAGACCGTGATGAAGTACGCCGACGAGATCCTGGGCGACTGCGAGTTCGGCTACCAGTACAGCCCGGAGATCTTCACCGGCACCGAGCTCGAGTTCGCGCTGGAGGTGTGCGAGGCGGTCAGCGATGTCTGGCAGCCGGCCGAGGGTCGCGAGATCATCCTCAACCTGCCGGCCACCGTCGAGATGTCGACGCCGAACGTGTACGCCGACCAGATCGAGTGGTTCGGCCGCAACCTGACCCGGCGTGAGCACAGCACGATCAGCCTGCACCCGCACAACGACCGCGGTACTGCGGTGGCCGCCACGGAGCTGGCTTTGATGGCTGGTGCGGACCGGGTCGAGGGCTGCCTGTTCGGCCACGGCGAGCGGACCGGCAACGTCGACCTGGTGACGCTGGGGATGAACCTGTTCAGCCAGGGCATCGACCCGCAGATCGACTTCTCCGACATCGACGAGATCCGCCGTACGGTCGAGTACTGCACCCAGATGCGCGTCCCCGAGCGCCAGCCGTACGCCGGTGACCTGGTCTACACCGCCTTCTCCGGCTCGCACCAGGACGCGATCAAGAAGGGCCTGGAGGCGCTCGACAAGCAGGCCGCGGCCGAGGGCATCCCGGTCGGCCAGATCCACTGGGAGGCGCCGTACCTGCCGATCGACCCGAAGGACGTCGGCCGGTCGTACGAGGCGGTCATCCGGGTCAACTCGCAGTCCGGTAAGGGCGGCGTCGCGTACATCATGAAGTCGGAGCACCGCCTCGACCTGCCGCGCCGCCTGCAGATCGAGTTCAGCCGGGTGATCCAGCAGCACACCGACGCCGAGGGTGGCGAGGTCGGCCCGAAGCAGATGTGGGACATCTTCGAGGCCGAGTACCTGGCGCCCGGCAAGCTGTCGCTGCTGACCGTCAACTCGACGTCGGGCGAGGGTCAGAACGACGCCCTCCGCGTGCAGGTCTACTCCAACGGTGTCCCGCACGAGCTGATCGGCGAGGGCAACGGCCCGGTGTCGGCGTTCGTCGACGCGATCAAGCCGCTGAAGTACGACGTACGGGTGCTGGACTACCACGAGCACGCGCTCTCGGCCGGTGGTGACGCACTGGCCGCGGCGTACGTCGAGTGCGAGGTCGGCGACGAGGTCTACTGGGGTGTCGGCCGGGACGCCAACATTCTCACTGCCTCGTTGAAGGCGGTCGTCTCCGCCATCAACCGCGCAACGCGTTAA
- a CDS encoding ABC transporter permease: MFIRQALRYRWSQMLVLAGVSVLIGACAAFAPWFSRAVEQTVTTETLAGQWLSASWQLEASPPPLVSGPNAAMAPERIATLIPEDLRRLFSPPLYGMSVEVGWGLGKPDQTGKVAWRDGYCEKLVLTKGRCPSAPNEAAVSTKDVQNFGAAIGSRLNAQASKYAGGGTLRVVGIYRADNNDRYWYGLGPTGHSLPASETRPATSDYIFTTRDTLEKGVWGAHSTVDVHPLPGTVRVDDLARLRQATEDSNVEGAELAAANTSSLSGVIDGITAERKQAATIIPLVMVQVALFGVVVLALALAAVVDQRRPELAISRLRGAGARRTGRSLATELAVPVLVGTLLGALVGFGLLLVVRSTWLNGGAPIELPWTVPAATALAALVGLAVVAWTIRAVIKQPISTLLRRIVPRRRGRTIGLIDVIVIVIASAGLLGALTGGGRGPLPVLTPSLLALAVGLTFAHLLLPTAGLISRQALRRGQLGLALGALQVARRPAVTRIVAVVAVATALVSFAGQASSVADRNRDFRAGYEVGADGVLSMDVRVFSDFSTAIDKIDHDRRWMTPVVLSSPSNPDGLRTLMIEPDSYQRVAFHGDKLTDADGFRRLKAPTEPPPITVKGGRLMITATPGAMQTYVPPTGDGQEAEVGPPAKSVVLQATLFSHQTGSRFLVEFKPMQLVAGKPIELSQQIVCPETCDLIRLGVGRELSDSAGIRGEITIDKVATDLQPSIPLGKSGNWNAPDQTEGDAVNLGTITASDGPPNGLVLGITSIGRDLDVQTTRIPIAVPALISPEYVVSDSQTVPGLDGLAFPVERLDRLRTAIPRYSEHTAVVDLETVRRLGGSVADTSTDFELWLNEDGLAHSQQIIDELGKAGILATLIDRKSDQVATYGRSASALALQLTPVIGIAGWALALVVLLLMIVTSWRSRAQDYASLRITGVPAATTGRAARWEQTGPVALAALLGSACGVIGAHVALPMIPLFAPTSQPSPIPLDLATNWSVALALTLLSTAIMTAATLLLGTGVNRRAGYTRIREELS, translated from the coding sequence ATGTTCATCAGGCAAGCGTTGCGGTACCGGTGGTCGCAGATGCTGGTGCTCGCGGGGGTGAGCGTGCTGATCGGCGCCTGCGCGGCGTTCGCGCCGTGGTTCTCCCGCGCGGTCGAGCAGACGGTCACCACGGAGACCTTGGCCGGCCAGTGGCTGTCGGCCAGCTGGCAACTGGAGGCGAGCCCGCCACCGCTGGTCAGCGGCCCCAACGCCGCGATGGCCCCCGAGCGCATCGCCACCCTGATCCCCGAGGATCTGCGGCGACTGTTCAGTCCACCGCTCTACGGCATGTCGGTCGAGGTCGGCTGGGGTCTCGGCAAGCCGGATCAGACCGGCAAGGTGGCCTGGCGCGACGGCTACTGCGAGAAGCTCGTACTGACGAAAGGCCGCTGTCCGAGCGCCCCGAACGAGGCCGCCGTCTCGACCAAGGACGTGCAGAACTTCGGCGCCGCCATCGGCTCCCGCCTGAACGCCCAAGCCAGCAAGTACGCCGGTGGCGGCACACTCCGCGTAGTCGGCATCTACCGCGCCGACAACAACGACCGGTACTGGTACGGACTCGGCCCGACGGGCCACTCGCTGCCGGCCAGCGAAACCCGGCCGGCCACCTCCGACTACATCTTCACCACGCGGGACACCCTGGAGAAGGGCGTCTGGGGCGCTCACTCGACGGTGGACGTCCACCCGCTGCCGGGCACTGTCCGGGTCGACGACCTGGCCCGGCTCCGGCAGGCGACCGAGGACTCCAACGTCGAGGGCGCCGAACTCGCGGCAGCCAACACCTCCTCACTGTCCGGCGTCATCGACGGGATCACCGCCGAGCGCAAGCAGGCCGCCACGATCATCCCGCTGGTGATGGTCCAGGTGGCCCTGTTCGGCGTCGTGGTGCTCGCCCTTGCGCTGGCCGCGGTTGTCGACCAGCGCCGGCCGGAGCTGGCCATCTCCCGGTTGCGCGGTGCCGGCGCCCGGCGTACCGGTCGGTCGTTGGCCACTGAGCTGGCGGTGCCGGTGCTGGTCGGCACGCTGCTTGGTGCACTGGTCGGCTTCGGGCTGCTGCTGGTGGTTCGGAGTACCTGGCTGAACGGTGGGGCGCCAATAGAGCTGCCCTGGACAGTACCGGCGGCTACTGCCCTCGCGGCCCTCGTCGGACTCGCAGTGGTGGCCTGGACGATCCGGGCGGTCATCAAGCAGCCGATCTCGACGCTGCTCCGGCGGATCGTGCCGCGGCGCCGGGGCCGGACCATCGGCCTGATCGACGTCATCGTCATCGTGATCGCGTCGGCGGGGCTGCTGGGCGCGCTGACCGGTGGTGGCCGAGGTCCACTGCCGGTACTGACGCCAAGCCTGCTCGCCTTGGCAGTCGGCCTCACCTTCGCCCACCTCCTCCTCCCGACCGCGGGCCTGATCAGCAGGCAGGCGCTCCGCCGCGGTCAGCTCGGTCTGGCGCTCGGAGCTCTGCAGGTAGCTCGGCGACCGGCCGTGACCCGGATCGTCGCGGTGGTCGCCGTGGCGACGGCACTGGTCTCGTTCGCCGGCCAGGCGTCATCCGTTGCCGACCGCAACCGCGACTTCCGCGCCGGGTACGAGGTCGGCGCGGACGGCGTGCTGTCGATGGACGTCCGGGTCTTCTCCGACTTCAGCACCGCGATCGACAAGATCGACCACGACCGGCGCTGGATGACCCCGGTCGTGCTCTCCTCCCCGTCGAACCCGGACGGCCTGCGCACGCTGATGATCGAGCCGGACAGCTACCAGCGGGTGGCCTTCCACGGCGACAAACTGACCGACGCCGACGGCTTCCGCCGGCTGAAGGCCCCGACCGAGCCGCCGCCGATCACGGTCAAGGGCGGGCGGTTGATGATCACCGCGACGCCCGGCGCGATGCAGACCTACGTGCCACCCACCGGGGACGGCCAGGAGGCCGAAGTCGGCCCGCCGGCCAAGTCCGTCGTGCTCCAGGCAACGCTTTTCAGCCATCAGACCGGCTCCCGGTTCCTGGTCGAGTTCAAGCCGATGCAGCTGGTGGCCGGCAAACCGATCGAGCTCAGCCAGCAGATCGTCTGCCCCGAGACCTGCGACCTGATCCGGCTGGGCGTCGGCCGCGAGCTGAGCGACTCGGCCGGTATCCGCGGCGAGATCACCATCGACAAGGTCGCCACCGACCTCCAGCCGTCGATCCCGCTCGGCAAGTCGGGCAACTGGAACGCGCCCGACCAGACCGAAGGCGACGCCGTCAACCTGGGCACCATCACCGCGTCCGACGGCCCGCCGAACGGCCTGGTCCTCGGCATCACCAGCATCGGCCGCGATCTGGATGTCCAGACCACCAGGATCCCGATCGCGGTACCGGCGCTGATCAGCCCGGAGTACGTGGTCAGCGATTCCCAGACCGTGCCCGGCCTGGACGGGCTCGCGTTCCCGGTCGAGAGGCTCGACCGGCTGCGCACCGCCATCCCGCGCTACAGCGAGCACACCGCGGTCGTCGATCTGGAGACGGTACGCCGGCTGGGCGGCAGCGTGGCCGATACGAGTACCGACTTCGAGCTCTGGCTGAACGAGGACGGCCTGGCCCACTCCCAACAGATCATCGACGAACTGGGCAAGGCCGGGATCCTCGCGACGCTCATCGACCGCAAGTCCGACCAGGTCGCCACCTACGGCCGCTCCGCCAGCGCACTGGCTCTCCAGTTGACGCCGGTGATCGGCATCGCGGGCTGGGCGCTGGCGCTCGTCGTGTTGCTGCTGATGATCGTCACCTCGTGGCGCTCGCGGGCCCAGGATTACGCGAGCCTGCGCATCACCGGCGTACCGGCTGCGACGACCGGCAGGGCGGCCCGGTGGGAGCAGACCGGGCCGGTCGCATTGGCTGCGTTGCTCGGGTCGGCCTGCGGCGTCATCGGGGCCCACGTCGCGCTGCCGATGATCCCGCTCTTCGCCCCGACCAGCCAACCGTCACCGATCCCCCTCGACCTCGCCACCAACTGGTCCGTCGCGTTGGCGCTGACGTTGCTCAGTACGGCGATCATGACCGCGGCGACCCTGCTGCTCGGCACCGGCGTCAACCGGCGAGCGGGCTATACCCGGATCCGGGAGGAACTGTCATGA
- a CDS encoding AraC family transcriptional regulator, with protein MRDSTADPLAQTLALTEAHCFVSRGFEAYGDWALRYPASQRLKFSALVEGSCWIDFEDGEPRIELRAGDVVLFDGRRGFVKGNADVPLGDALVAFGATDGPMARFGSGAADRSGPRVVGVGGHVSVNRTGEELLLRALPPVIVLRATDERAATFRWLLDRLLYEATTALPGAGLAGDNVAHLLFVETLRACLTEAESLPVGWLRAIADERIAPSLRLMHEQPGRAWQLEELAQASAMSRTTFAERFRSVAGVPPLTYLTNWRMRLAERALREENTPLSTLAHSLGYTSDSAFSNAFKRVNGMAPKRYRDAATSRTSGPRSS; from the coding sequence TTGCGCGATAGTACGGCGGATCCGCTGGCGCAGACCCTGGCATTGACCGAGGCGCATTGCTTCGTGTCGCGGGGGTTCGAGGCGTACGGCGACTGGGCCCTGCGCTATCCGGCGTCGCAGCGGCTGAAGTTCAGCGCGCTGGTCGAGGGTTCTTGCTGGATCGACTTCGAGGACGGCGAGCCCAGGATCGAGCTGCGGGCCGGCGACGTCGTGCTGTTCGACGGTCGGCGGGGATTCGTGAAGGGCAACGCGGACGTACCGCTCGGAGATGCGCTCGTTGCCTTCGGTGCCACCGATGGTCCGATGGCTCGCTTCGGTAGCGGAGCCGCGGATCGTTCTGGTCCTAGGGTTGTGGGCGTCGGCGGGCATGTGAGCGTCAACCGGACCGGCGAGGAACTGCTGCTGCGTGCGCTGCCGCCGGTGATCGTGTTGCGGGCGACGGACGAGCGGGCCGCGACCTTTCGCTGGTTGCTCGACCGATTGTTGTACGAGGCAACGACTGCGCTGCCCGGCGCCGGGCTGGCCGGTGACAACGTGGCGCACCTGCTGTTCGTGGAGACATTGCGCGCGTGTCTGACCGAGGCCGAGTCGCTGCCGGTCGGCTGGTTGCGGGCGATCGCCGACGAGCGGATCGCCCCGTCGCTCCGGCTGATGCACGAGCAGCCGGGGCGGGCGTGGCAGTTGGAGGAGCTGGCGCAGGCGTCGGCGATGTCGCGGACCACCTTCGCAGAACGGTTCCGGTCGGTCGCCGGCGTACCGCCGCTGACGTACCTGACCAACTGGCGGATGAGGCTCGCCGAGCGAGCCCTGCGCGAGGAGAACACGCCGCTGTCCACCCTGGCCCACTCGCTCGGCTACACCTCCGACAGCGCCTTCAGCAACGCCTTCAAGCGGGTCAACGGAATGGCCCCGAAGCGCTACCGCGACGCGGCTACATCCCGTACGAGTGGTCCACGGTCATCGTGA
- a CDS encoding aldo/keto reductase, translating into MRESQLGELTVSSLGLGCMGMSQSYGVQADDAESIATVHAAIDAGCTFIDTADVYGDGANEELVGRALAGRRSEVVLATKFGFQRSSTDAATPTVVNGRPEYAATALDASLRRLGVDYIDLWYLHRRDPEVPIEETVGAMALAVEAGKVRYIGLSEVSGETVRAAHAVHPISAVQSEWSLWTRDPETGVLPTLRELGIGFVPFSPLGRGFLTGQITSPDDFEPDDMRRGLPRFSGENFQRNLDLVARVRSLAASKGVLPSQLALAWLLAQGNDVVPIPGTKRRKYLAENLGAVDVSLNADELAALDAAFPPDAVAGDRYAPSGMKQVGK; encoded by the coding sequence ATGCGTGAATCCCAGCTCGGAGAACTGACCGTTTCCAGCCTCGGCCTCGGCTGCATGGGGATGTCCCAGTCGTACGGCGTGCAGGCCGACGACGCGGAGTCGATCGCCACCGTGCACGCTGCGATCGACGCCGGCTGCACCTTCATCGACACCGCCGACGTGTACGGCGACGGGGCGAACGAGGAGCTCGTCGGGCGGGCGCTGGCCGGCCGCCGGTCCGAGGTGGTACTGGCGACCAAGTTCGGGTTCCAGCGCTCGTCGACGGATGCGGCGACGCCGACGGTGGTGAACGGGCGGCCGGAGTACGCGGCGACCGCGCTCGACGCGTCCCTGCGGCGGCTCGGGGTCGATTACATCGATCTGTGGTACCTGCACCGGCGCGACCCGGAGGTGCCGATCGAGGAGACGGTCGGGGCGATGGCTTTGGCGGTCGAGGCCGGCAAGGTTCGCTACATCGGGTTGTCGGAGGTGTCGGGGGAGACGGTGCGGGCGGCGCATGCGGTGCACCCGATCAGCGCAGTACAGAGTGAGTGGTCGTTGTGGACGCGCGACCCGGAGACCGGCGTACTGCCGACGCTGCGCGAGCTGGGGATCGGGTTCGTGCCGTTCAGCCCGCTGGGGCGTGGCTTCCTGACCGGGCAGATCACGTCGCCGGATGACTTCGAGCCGGACGACATGCGGCGTGGGTTGCCTCGGTTCAGTGGGGAGAACTTCCAGCGCAATCTGGATCTGGTCGCTCGTGTGCGGTCGCTTGCTGCTTCGAAGGGCGTGCTGCCGAGTCAGCTGGCGCTGGCCTGGTTGCTTGCTCAGGGCAATGATGTCGTGCCGATCCCGGGGACGAAGCGGCGGAAGTACCTGGCTGAGAACCTTGGGGCTGTTGACGTTTCGCTGAATGCCGACGAGCTGGCGGCTTTGGATGCTGCCTTCCCGCCGGATGCGGTCGCGGGGGATCGGTACGCGCCGAGCGGGATGAAGCAGGTCGGCAAGTGA
- a CDS encoding GNAT family N-acetyltransferase gives MITVREVDPHDEAAFDAWYDVLRAGAVADREVPLVFSHDATANSLRTENPIKTRLPVAAYDGERVVGAMLFEYYLKNDLDAVIVEIDVLPAERRQGIGTALWGWARSKAASLGRTIYQIELAIPDGFTPETWPASLFATKLGFVVEHVEDHLVVPLPYEHQVQLEPLEGYELISWAGPCPEEYLPVYADLRSAMARDVPIGGMTREPKLWTTDELRTLEERTAKSYKALVVLARTLDGRPAGYTVMYLPLTDPDNVQQLDTLVLRADRGHNLGAHLKAANLDQLAKHLTTQKWLHTWTAETNGAMQKVNARFGFVAREKNVECELELPAPTLRPAARAVVLDPEDRILLLRFEFADGHAVWAAPGGGVEPGESLPQALARELAEEIGIEPPADAAHLWHQVTVADGHAQGFDGVINDYFLVRTDSFTPAGSMSVEEMLAENVHGHRWWTFEEIQNHRGPEFLSPRNLPFLLARLRADGPPASPVFIGL, from the coding sequence GTGATCACTGTGCGCGAGGTCGACCCACATGACGAGGCGGCCTTCGACGCCTGGTACGACGTACTCCGAGCCGGCGCGGTCGCCGATCGCGAGGTGCCGCTCGTGTTCAGCCACGACGCGACGGCGAACTCGCTCCGCACGGAGAACCCGATCAAGACCAGGCTCCCGGTCGCGGCGTACGACGGCGAGCGGGTCGTGGGTGCGATGCTCTTCGAGTACTACCTGAAGAACGACCTCGACGCGGTCATCGTGGAGATCGACGTCCTGCCCGCTGAGCGGCGGCAGGGGATCGGTACCGCGCTGTGGGGCTGGGCGAGGTCGAAGGCCGCGTCGCTCGGCCGGACGATCTACCAGATCGAGCTCGCCATCCCCGATGGCTTCACGCCCGAGACCTGGCCGGCGTCGCTGTTCGCCACGAAGCTCGGGTTCGTGGTCGAGCATGTCGAGGACCATCTCGTAGTACCGCTTCCGTATGAGCACCAGGTGCAACTGGAGCCGCTGGAGGGGTACGAGCTGATCTCCTGGGCCGGTCCGTGCCCGGAGGAGTACCTCCCGGTGTACGCCGACCTGCGCAGCGCGATGGCCCGCGACGTACCGATCGGCGGCATGACCCGCGAGCCGAAGCTCTGGACCACCGACGAGCTCCGCACACTCGAGGAACGAACCGCCAAGAGCTACAAAGCCCTGGTCGTGCTGGCCCGCACTCTCGACGGCCGCCCGGCCGGCTACACGGTGATGTACCTCCCGCTCACCGACCCCGACAACGTCCAGCAACTCGACACGCTCGTACTCCGCGCCGACCGCGGCCACAACCTGGGCGCCCACCTCAAGGCCGCCAACCTCGACCAACTCGCCAAGCACCTCACCACCCAGAAGTGGCTGCACACCTGGACCGCCGAGACCAACGGTGCCATGCAGAAGGTCAACGCCCGCTTCGGTTTCGTCGCCCGCGAGAAGAACGTCGAATGCGAGCTGGAACTCCCGGCGCCGACTCTTCGACCGGCCGCACGCGCTGTTGTGCTGGATCCGGAGGATCGGATCCTCCTGCTGCGCTTCGAGTTCGCCGATGGGCATGCGGTGTGGGCGGCGCCTGGTGGTGGGGTCGAGCCGGGGGAGTCGTTGCCGCAGGCACTGGCTCGGGAGCTGGCCGAGGAGATCGGCATCGAGCCGCCCGCCGACGCGGCGCATCTGTGGCATCAGGTGACCGTTGCGGACGGTCATGCCCAGGGATTCGACGGCGTGATCAACGACTACTTCCTGGTGCGTACCGATTCCTTCACTCCGGCGGGGTCGATGTCGGTCGAGGAGATGCTGGCGGAGAACGTGCACGGGCATCGCTGGTGGACCTTCGAGGAGATCCAGAACCATCGCGGCCCGGAGTTCCTCTCACCGCGCAACCTGCCCTTTTTGCTTGCTCGGCTTCGTGCCGACGGGCCTCCCGCGAGCCCGGTTTTCATCGGCTTGTGA